The Sulfitobacter sp. S223 genome has a window encoding:
- a CDS encoding DUF1638 domain-containing protein, with translation MNISDSDLTETGLPLDTPRGKILIIACGALAREIIDLKNANGWTHLDLTCLPANYHLYPDKITDAVRNCVAKHRDTYDDIFIAYADCGTGGLLEAACKELGVQMIAGPHCYSFFEGNDRFSETSKEEITTFYLTDFLVRQFDAFIIKPMGLDRHPQLRDMYFGNYEKLVYQAQTDDPALTQKAQLCADRLGLKFERRFTGYGDLETALKTL, from the coding sequence ATGAACATCAGCGATAGCGATCTCACAGAAACCGGCCTGCCGCTGGACACACCGCGGGGCAAGATACTGATCATTGCCTGTGGTGCATTGGCCCGCGAGATTATTGATCTGAAGAATGCCAACGGCTGGACCCATCTGGACCTCACCTGCCTGCCCGCAAACTATCACCTTTACCCCGATAAGATTACAGATGCCGTGCGCAACTGCGTTGCCAAACACCGCGACACATATGACGATATCTTCATAGCCTACGCCGATTGCGGCACCGGAGGCCTCTTGGAAGCCGCCTGTAAAGAGCTGGGTGTGCAGATGATCGCAGGGCCACATTGCTACAGCTTTTTTGAGGGCAACGATCGCTTCTCGGAGACCAGCAAGGAAGAGATCACAACCTTTTACCTCACTGACTTTTTAGTCAGACAGTTTGATGCTTTTATCATTAAACCCATGGGGTTGGACCGGCATCCTCAATTACGAGACATGTACTTCGGGAATTACGAAAAGCTGGTCTATCAGGCCCAGACAGATGACCCTGCCCTTACGCAAAAAGCGCAACTCTGCGCCGACCGCCTTGGTCTGAAATTTGAACGGCGCTTCACTGGTTACGGTGATCTGGAAACAGCCCTGAAAACCCTCTGA
- a CDS encoding B12-binding domain-containing protein produces the protein MSDEDEIILSELDDDELVQQMFDDLYDGLKEEIEEGVNILIARGWAPYDVLTKALVGGMTIVGADFRDGILFVPEVLLAANAMKGGMFILKPLLAETGAPRVGKMVIGTVKGDIHDIGKNLVGMMMEGAGFEVVDLGINNSVEAYLEAMETEGPDILGMSALLTTTMPYMKVVIDTMVEQGIRDDYIVLVGGAPLNEEFGKAIGADAYCRDAAVAVETAKEWVGRKHNSQNA, from the coding sequence ATGTCTGACGAAGACGAAATCATCCTGTCTGAACTCGACGACGACGAACTTGTCCAACAGATGTTCGACGATCTTTACGACGGTCTCAAAGAAGAGATCGAAGAAGGCGTCAACATCCTGATCGCCCGCGGCTGGGCCCCATATGATGTGCTGACCAAAGCGCTTGTTGGCGGCATGACAATCGTTGGGGCGGACTTCCGTGATGGCATCCTTTTTGTGCCAGAAGTACTTCTGGCCGCCAACGCGATGAAGGGCGGCATGTTTATCCTCAAGCCGCTGCTGGCCGAAACCGGCGCCCCGCGCGTGGGCAAAATGGTCATTGGAACGGTGAAAGGCGATATCCACGACATCGGCAAAAATCTTGTCGGCATGATGATGGAAGGTGCAGGATTTGAAGTGGTTGATCTTGGGATCAACAACTCGGTCGAGGCCTATCTGGAAGCCATGGAAACAGAAGGCCCCGATATTCTGGGCATGTCTGCCCTGCTTACAACCACAATGCCTTACATGAAGGTCGTGATCGACACGATGGTAGAGCAAGGCATTCGCGATGATTACATCGTTCTGGTTGGCGGCGCACCGCTGAATGAAGAATTCGGGAAAGCCATTGGCGCGGACGCATACTGCCGCGATGCCGCCGTGGCTGTCGAGACCGCCAAGGAATGGGTCGGTCGCAAGCATAACAGCCAGAACGCATGA
- the bmt gene encoding betaine--homocysteine S-methyltransferase, with product MSNPLSDLLAEKGYLLADGATGTNLFNMGLMSGEPPEFWNTDKPENILTLYRGAVNAGSDVFLTNSFGANASRLKLHNAQNRAHELSRVAAELAREVADTAGRKVIVGGSVGPTGEIMEPVGTLSHANAVEMFHETADGLKAGGADVGWLETISAPEEYRAAAEGFALAGLPWVGTMSFDTAGRTMMGMTSAGMVDMVEEIENAPAAYGANCGTGASDLLRTVLGFAAKDGKLPIIAKGNAGIPKYHEGHIHYDGTPELMATYAVMARNCGAQIIGGCCGTMPSHLEAMREALDTTPKGSAPELEEITAALGGFSSESDGTDGAGPTRAPRRGRRRS from the coding sequence ATGTCCAATCCCCTGTCCGATCTTCTTGCCGAAAAAGGTTACCTGTTGGCCGATGGTGCAACCGGCACCAACCTGTTCAATATGGGACTGATGTCAGGGGAACCACCGGAGTTCTGGAATACAGACAAGCCGGAGAACATCCTGACCCTGTATCGCGGGGCCGTGAATGCAGGTTCGGACGTGTTTTTGACCAACAGCTTTGGTGCAAACGCTTCGCGACTGAAACTCCACAACGCGCAGAACCGCGCCCATGAGCTAAGCCGTGTCGCTGCCGAACTTGCACGCGAAGTCGCAGATACAGCTGGACGCAAGGTGATCGTCGGAGGCTCCGTCGGGCCAACGGGCGAAATTATGGAGCCGGTTGGCACACTCAGCCACGCTAATGCCGTCGAGATGTTCCACGAAACCGCTGATGGCCTAAAAGCCGGCGGTGCAGACGTTGGCTGGCTTGAGACGATTTCCGCCCCTGAGGAATACCGCGCCGCCGCGGAAGGCTTTGCGTTGGCGGGCCTGCCTTGGGTCGGCACGATGAGCTTTGACACAGCCGGGCGGACAATGATGGGCATGACTTCCGCCGGCATGGTGGACATGGTTGAAGAAATCGAAAATGCACCGGCGGCCTATGGCGCGAACTGCGGTACTGGCGCGTCAGACCTGCTGCGCACAGTGCTTGGGTTTGCGGCAAAGGACGGCAAACTGCCCATCATTGCAAAAGGCAATGCGGGTATCCCTAAATATCACGAAGGGCACATCCACTATGACGGCACGCCTGAGCTGATGGCGACATATGCCGTTATGGCACGCAACTGCGGCGCTCAGATCATCGGTGGCTGCTGTGGCACGATGCCATCCCACCTCGAAGCCATGCGCGAAGCATTGGACACGACACCCAAAGGGTCGGCACCCGAACTGGAAGAAATCACCGCGGCCTTGGGCGGCTTTTCATCAGAAAGCGACGGCACTGACGGCGCTGGACCAACGCGCGCGCCACGTCGCGGTAGACGCCGCAGCTGA
- the purC gene encoding phosphoribosylaminoimidazolesuccinocarboxamide synthase, with translation MARRKKIYEGKAKILYEGPEPGTIVQYFKDDATAFNAQKKDVIDGKGVLNNRLSEFFMTGLNQIGVPTHFIKRLNMREQLVRQVEIIPLEVIVRNYAAGTMSKRLGIEEGTQLPRPIVEYCYKDDSLGDPLVTEEHIAAFGWATQQDMDDILSLALRVNDFMSGIMMAVGIRLVDFKIEIGRVYDGDFQRLIIADEISPDSCRLWDIESGRKLDKDVFRRDLGSLTDAYTEVAQRLGVMPKNSGPVTKPTLIN, from the coding sequence ATGGCCCGCCGCAAGAAAATCTACGAAGGCAAAGCAAAGATTCTCTATGAAGGCCCAGAGCCGGGAACGATTGTTCAGTACTTCAAAGATGATGCCACTGCTTTCAATGCGCAAAAGAAAGACGTCATTGACGGCAAAGGTGTGCTAAATAACCGTTTGTCCGAGTTTTTTATGACCGGTCTGAACCAGATTGGCGTGCCGACGCACTTTATCAAACGTCTCAACATGCGTGAACAACTGGTCCGTCAGGTCGAGATCATTCCGCTGGAAGTGATTGTGCGCAACTACGCGGCAGGCACTATGTCCAAGCGTTTGGGCATCGAAGAAGGCACGCAGCTGCCGCGGCCGATCGTCGAATATTGCTACAAAGATGATTCCCTTGGTGATCCTCTGGTTACCGAAGAACATATTGCTGCGTTCGGCTGGGCCACGCAGCAGGACATGGACGATATTCTCAGCCTCGCGCTGCGGGTTAACGACTTTATGTCCGGTATAATGATGGCTGTCGGCATCCGCCTGGTAGATTTCAAGATTGAGATTGGTCGCGTTTACGACGGTGACTTCCAGCGGTTGATCATCGCAGATGAGATTTCGCCGGACAGCTGCCGGTTGTGGGATATCGAATCCGGTCGCAAGCTCGACAAAGACGTGTTCCGCCGCGATCTTGGTTCGCTGACCGATGCCTATACGGAAGTCGCGCAGCGCTTGGGCGTGATGCCTAAGAACTCCGGTCCGGTAACAAAGCCTACATTGATCAACTGA
- the purS gene encoding phosphoribosylformylglycinamidine synthase subunit PurS, protein MKARVHVMLKNGVLDPQGEAVRHALGAMGFDGVQGVRQGKVIELDLAEGSTQADVEQMCEKLLANTVIESYTVEMV, encoded by the coding sequence ATGAAAGCACGGGTGCATGTGATGTTGAAGAACGGGGTTCTGGACCCACAGGGTGAGGCCGTGCGCCATGCTCTGGGTGCGATGGGCTTTGATGGCGTGCAGGGTGTGCGCCAGGGCAAAGTGATTGAACTGGATCTGGCCGAAGGTTCTACACAGGCTGACGTTGAACAGATGTGTGAAAAACTTTTGGCCAACACGGTCATCGAAAGCTACACGGTGGAGATGGTCTGA
- the purQ gene encoding phosphoribosylformylglycinamidine synthase subunit PurQ, with the protein MRAAVVVFPGSNCDRDLAVAFEQAGADVTMVWHKDSELPQGIDVVGIPGGFSYGDYLRCGAIAANSPICKSVAAHAGRGGYVMGICNGFQVLTETGLLPGALLRNAGLKYICKTVGLKVVTSASDFTAGYNAGDVIDIPIAHHDGNYFADAETIATLKGEDRIAFTYTDNPNGAQADIAGILSENRRVLGMMPHPERAADAGHGGTDGVALFRALAGALTTA; encoded by the coding sequence ATGCGCGCAGCGGTAGTTGTATTTCCCGGCTCCAACTGTGATCGCGATCTCGCGGTCGCCTTTGAACAGGCGGGCGCCGATGTCACGATGGTTTGGCACAAGGATAGTGAACTGCCGCAGGGCATTGATGTTGTTGGTATACCCGGCGGCTTTTCCTATGGCGATTACCTGCGCTGCGGTGCGATTGCTGCAAACTCTCCCATCTGTAAATCTGTCGCAGCACATGCAGGGCGCGGCGGCTATGTCATGGGGATTTGCAACGGCTTTCAGGTGCTTACTGAAACAGGCCTTCTGCCCGGCGCGCTTTTGCGCAATGCCGGTCTGAAATACATCTGCAAGACGGTTGGCTTGAAGGTTGTTACCTCTGCCTCTGACTTTACCGCTGGTTACAACGCTGGCGATGTGATCGACATTCCGATTGCACATCACGATGGCAATTATTTCGCTGATGCAGAAACGATTGCCACGCTGAAAGGCGAGGATCGTATCGCCTTTACCTACACGGACAATCCAAACGGGGCGCAGGCGGACATTGCCGGTATCCTGTCGGAAAACCGCCGTGTCCTTGGCATGATGCCACACCCCGAGCGTGCGGCCGATGCTGGCCACGGTGGCACTGACGGGGTGGCGCTCTTCCGCGCATTGGCAGGGGCGCTGACGACTGCTTGA